One stretch of Pirellulales bacterium DNA includes these proteins:
- a CDS encoding DUF4281 domain-containing protein: protein MSTDTLFSIANSSVLPIWLLLALAPGWKVTHWIVGSCAVPLALAALYLVLIATNLNGAEGDFGSLDGIAKLFADREVLLAGWVHYLVFDLFIGTWEVRDARRIGVPHLVVVPCLFLTLMLGPVGLLAYFVCRWVRGEYFLSFERGGAAA, encoded by the coding sequence ATGTCGACCGATACGCTGTTCAGCATTGCCAACTCGAGTGTGTTGCCGATTTGGCTGCTGTTGGCGCTGGCGCCGGGCTGGAAGGTGACGCACTGGATCGTGGGATCGTGCGCGGTGCCGTTGGCGCTGGCAGCGCTGTACCTGGTGCTGATTGCCACCAATCTGAACGGAGCCGAGGGCGATTTTGGCTCGCTCGACGGGATCGCGAAACTGTTCGCCGACCGCGAGGTGCTGCTGGCCGGTTGGGTGCACTACCTGGTGTTCGATCTGTTCATCGGCACCTGGGAAGTGCGCGATGCGCGGCGGATTGGGGTTCCGCACCTCGTGGTGGTGCCGTGTTTATTCTTGACCTTGATGCTGGGGCCCGTCGGCCTGCTCGCCTACTTCGTGTGTCGGTGGGTGCGCGGAGAGTACTTCCTGTCGTTCGAGCGCGGCGGGGCCGCGGCGTAA
- a CDS encoding DUF1028 domain-containing protein codes for MLLVWIVWVCWPGSAVRGQHPAADKTATFSIVAADPEAGLLGAAVASKYPAVGRVVPEVRAGVGAICTQHYHVPEWRSRALDLLAAGQSPAGVLEQLLAGDDRPEQRQLAMIDQAGRTAVHQPSQAPADSRYWGGQTGRYYACQGNTLTGREVIAAIAQGYESTAGSFADRLVAALWAGDRAGGDHRGRLAAGIRVCRRGHEGYWLELHVDRSDDAVRELVRQYAKLEHEARGDWQPDVNQP; via the coding sequence ATGTTGCTGGTCTGGATCGTCTGGGTCTGCTGGCCAGGCTCCGCAGTGCGCGGGCAGCACCCGGCGGCCGACAAGACGGCCACCTTTTCGATCGTGGCTGCCGATCCCGAGGCGGGATTGCTGGGCGCGGCCGTGGCGAGCAAGTACCCGGCCGTCGGGCGCGTGGTACCCGAGGTGAGGGCCGGCGTGGGCGCGATCTGCACGCAGCACTATCACGTACCGGAGTGGCGCTCGCGGGCACTCGATCTGTTGGCCGCCGGGCAGTCACCGGCCGGTGTGCTCGAGCAGTTGCTCGCCGGCGACGACCGGCCCGAGCAGCGGCAACTGGCGATGATCGATCAGGCCGGTCGCACGGCGGTGCATCAGCCCAGCCAGGCGCCGGCCGACAGTCGCTATTGGGGCGGTCAAACGGGTCGGTACTACGCCTGCCAGGGGAATACGCTCACGGGACGCGAGGTGATCGCGGCGATCGCCCAGGGCTATGAGAGCACCGCGGGCAGTTTTGCCGATCGGCTGGTCGCGGCCCTGTGGGCGGGCGACCGCGCGGGGGGCGATCATCGCGGCCGGCTTGCCGCGGGCATTCGCGTTTGCCGGCGCGGGCACGAAGGCTACTGGCTCGAATTGCACGTCGATCGCAGCGACGACGCGGTGCGCGAGCTGGTGCGGCAATATGCAAAGCTCGAACACGAAGCGCGGGGCGATTGGCAGCCCGACGTGAATCAGCCGTAA
- the cls gene encoding cardiolipin synthase, with protein sequence MLSTTTLYYLSEWVIRLVMLVYVPQRRNPAAARSWLLFIFILPWPGLVLYALFGRAYLPQRRLQIQHQVSQLIRAAGHGFFSPFAVHPRLPERYEQVVMLAENLGDFPIVDGNQIELLADYDGAIDRLVADIDAAQHHVHLLYYIFADDRVGRRVADALITAARRGVACRVLCDAFGSISAFRRLRRELRAAGVDVRAALPVKLFRRSGARFDLRNHRKLALIDGRVAYVGSQNIVAADFKPSLVYEELVARIRGPVVMQLQAVFLTDRLLETEEDLVRTELFPDPQVDGEIAAQVLPSGPGYQQANLPALIVALLHAARRRIVITTPYFVPDEALLQALQSAVMRGVQVDLVVPRSADQYLVCFAQRSYYEDLLRAGVRIFEYQPRFLHAKHITIDDDVALIGSSNLDLRSFLLNAEITLIVYDPQVAQQLREIEERNIALSTELTLTQWNRRPLPRKVLQNMARLIDALL encoded by the coding sequence GTGCTGAGCACCACGACGCTTTACTATCTCAGCGAGTGGGTCATCCGGCTGGTGATGCTCGTCTACGTGCCCCAGCGGCGCAATCCCGCCGCGGCGCGCTCGTGGCTGCTATTCATCTTCATCCTCCCCTGGCCCGGACTCGTGCTCTACGCGCTGTTCGGCCGGGCCTATCTGCCCCAGCGCCGGCTGCAGATCCAGCACCAGGTGAGCCAGCTCATCCGCGCGGCGGGCCACGGGTTCTTCAGCCCGTTCGCCGTCCATCCGCGCCTGCCCGAGCGCTACGAGCAGGTCGTGATGTTGGCCGAAAACCTGGGCGATTTCCCGATCGTCGACGGCAACCAGATTGAGCTGCTGGCCGATTACGATGGCGCGATCGACCGGCTCGTCGCCGACATCGACGCGGCGCAGCATCACGTCCACCTGCTCTACTACATCTTCGCCGACGACCGTGTCGGCCGCCGCGTGGCCGATGCCCTGATCACGGCCGCCCGGCGCGGCGTCGCTTGTCGCGTGTTGTGCGATGCCTTCGGGTCGATCTCGGCGTTTCGCCGCCTGCGCCGCGAGCTCCGCGCGGCGGGCGTCGACGTTCGCGCCGCGCTGCCGGTCAAGCTGTTCCGTCGCAGCGGCGCGCGGTTCGATCTGCGCAACCACCGCAAGCTGGCCCTGATCGACGGCCGCGTCGCCTATGTCGGCTCGCAAAACATCGTCGCCGCCGATTTCAAGCCTAGCCTGGTCTATGAAGAACTCGTGGCCCGAATTCGCGGCCCGGTCGTCATGCAACTGCAGGCCGTGTTCCTCACCGACCGCCTGCTCGAGACCGAAGAAGACCTCGTCCGCACCGAGCTGTTTCCCGATCCCCAGGTCGACGGCGAAATCGCCGCGCAGGTGCTGCCCAGCGGCCCCGGCTATCAGCAGGCCAACCTGCCGGCGCTGATCGTCGCGCTATTGCACGCCGCGCGACGGCGAATCGTCATCACCACGCCCTACTTCGTGCCCGACGAGGCGCTGTTGCAAGCCCTGCAATCGGCCGTGATGCGCGGCGTGCAGGTCGATCTCGTCGTCCCGCGTTCGGCCGATCAATACCTGGTCTGCTTCGCGCAGCGCTCGTACTACGAAGACCTGCTGCGCGCAGGCGTGCGCATCTTCGAATATCAGCCCCGGTTCCTGCACGCCAAGCACATCACCATCGACGACGACGTGGCGCTGATCGGCTCATCGAACCTCGACCTGCGGTCGTTTCTGCTCAATGCCGAGATCACGCTGATCGTCTACGACCCGCAAGTCGCCCAGCAGCTGCGCGAGATCGAAGAACGCAACATCGCGCTCTCGACCGAACTCACCCTCACGCAATGGAACCGCCGGCCGCTGCCGCGCAAAGTGCTCCAAAACATGGCCCGGCTGATCGACGCGCTGTTGTAA
- a CDS encoding choloylglycine hydrolase family protein encodes MMRLRRPSATIVLALMAIVAVAQHVTACTGITLIAKDGAVVFGRTLEWGTFDLKSRLVLVPRGHEYQSHLGDKLVGRVWKTVYGAVGLDVLEKDHLVDGMNEQGLAVNVFYHPGFAEYAKLDPSKAATTIETLDLCQYLLTTCATVAEVRRALAEVTVVGVLEPAIGIAPPIHLIVTERGGKAIVVEFTQGKTTVHDAPLGVITNAPNYDWHMINLRNYLNLSPVALPDKQIDELDFRPLGGGSGMIGLPGDFTPPSRFVRAVAFAKSARPTDTGAETMYELLRILDNFNLPLGAAEGEGAGNTKGMRSATIWTTGYDTKNLVMQYHTQHNRRVRQVDLKKIDFAGLRDLVRLPLDKQKSQDIEDVTPLKE; translated from the coding sequence ATGATGCGGCTTCGTAGACCGTCGGCGACCATCGTGCTTGCTCTCATGGCCATCGTGGCGGTGGCACAACACGTGACCGCGTGCACCGGCATCACGCTGATCGCCAAGGACGGCGCGGTCGTGTTTGGCCGGACCTTGGAGTGGGGGACGTTCGACCTGAAATCGCGGCTCGTCCTCGTTCCGCGCGGGCACGAGTACCAGAGCCACCTGGGAGACAAGCTGGTCGGCCGCGTCTGGAAAACGGTGTACGGAGCGGTCGGGCTGGACGTGCTCGAAAAGGACCATCTCGTCGACGGCATGAACGAGCAGGGACTGGCGGTCAACGTCTTCTATCACCCGGGATTCGCCGAGTACGCGAAGCTCGACCCATCGAAGGCCGCCACGACGATTGAGACGCTGGACCTGTGCCAGTATCTGTTGACCACCTGCGCGACGGTCGCCGAAGTCCGGCGGGCGCTGGCCGAGGTGACCGTCGTGGGGGTGCTCGAGCCCGCTATCGGCATCGCCCCGCCCATCCACCTGATCGTTACGGAAAGAGGCGGCAAGGCGATCGTCGTCGAATTCACCCAGGGTAAGACGACAGTGCACGACGCACCGTTGGGAGTCATTACGAACGCGCCGAACTACGACTGGCACATGATCAACCTGCGCAACTACCTGAACCTTTCGCCGGTCGCTCTGCCCGACAAGCAGATCGACGAGTTGGATTTCAGGCCGTTGGGCGGCGGTAGCGGGATGATCGGGCTGCCGGGAGACTTTACTCCTCCGTCGCGGTTCGTACGCGCCGTGGCGTTCGCCAAATCGGCCCGCCCAACCGACACCGGTGCGGAGACGATGTACGAACTGTTGCGCATCTTGGACAACTTCAACCTCCCTTTGGGGGCGGCCGAAGGGGAAGGTGCGGGCAATACCAAAGGCATGCGCAGCGCGACCATCTGGACGACGGGCTACGACACCAAGAACCTGGTCATGCAATACCACACCCAGCACAACCGCCGCGTCCGCCAGGTCGACTTGAAGAAGATCGATTTCGCCGGACTGAGAGACTTGGTCCGTCTGCCCTTGGACAAGCAGAAATCGCAAGACATCGAGGACGTCACGCCGCTCAAGGAATAG
- a CDS encoding pyridoxamine 5'-phosphate oxidase family protein, with translation MTRYSSDVAFTPIVKAIQQEKGSRVAYGKMEQRGGWQTRVTPELDAFLARLDMFYLGTANAEGQPYIQYRGGPPGLLRVVDEQTLAFADFGGNRQYITLGNLRDNPKAFLFLMDYEGQQRIKVWGKARVVEDDPRLLQRLTDKGYPARVERAIVFAIQAWDANCPQHIHRRLPESKVQAEITRLQQQIRELKARLGEA, from the coding sequence ATGACACGTTATTCAAGCGACGTCGCCTTCACGCCGATCGTCAAGGCGATCCAGCAGGAAAAGGGCTCGCGAGTTGCTTACGGCAAGATGGAACAGCGGGGCGGCTGGCAGACCAGGGTCACGCCGGAACTCGACGCCTTCCTGGCGCGACTCGACATGTTCTATCTGGGGACAGCGAACGCCGAGGGCCAGCCCTATATCCAGTACCGTGGGGGACCGCCAGGCTTGCTGCGAGTTGTCGATGAGCAGACCTTGGCGTTTGCCGACTTCGGCGGGAACCGCCAATACATCACGCTCGGGAACCTGCGGGACAATCCGAAGGCGTTCTTGTTCCTGATGGATTACGAGGGTCAGCAGCGTATCAAGGTTTGGGGCAAGGCACGCGTGGTCGAAGACGACCCACGGTTGCTCCAGCGGCTCACAGACAAGGGATACCCGGCACGCGTCGAGAGGGCCATCGTCTTCGCGATCCAGGCCTGGGACGCCAACTGTCCTCAACACATCCACCGACGCCTGCCTGAGTCGAAGGTCCAGGCGGAAATTACGCGCCTGCAACAACAGATCAGGGAACTGAAGGCGCGGCTTGGCGAAGCGTGA
- a CDS encoding alpha/beta hydrolase, whose protein sequence is MTRTQLFVASLVLCLASSAFAAAPADVRYRTVQIDGLDIFYREAGPRDAPTVLLLHGFPTSSHMFRELIPQLAKKYHVVAPDYPGYGYSSAPPVEKFDYTFEHLAQIVRTFIERIGVERYSLYLMDYGAPIGFRIAAAAPERVDALIIQNGNAYEEGIDNDFWKPIKKYWAERTPEHGDALRALLTIDATKWQYTHGVRDVEAINPDTWDHVQPLLDRPGNQDIQLALFHSYGSNPPLYPAWQEYLRVHQPPTLIVWGKNDAIFPDAGAYPYKRDLKDLEFHLLDTGHFALEEDGAEIARLMGDFLDRRVAGSPAPVSRTELSNDHASRSQVSTLP, encoded by the coding sequence ATGACTCGCACCCAACTGTTCGTCGCTTCGCTCGTACTCTGTCTGGCAAGTTCGGCATTCGCCGCTGCACCTGCTGACGTTCGCTATCGAACCGTCCAGATCGACGGACTTGACATCTTTTACCGTGAGGCCGGGCCACGGGACGCGCCCACGGTCCTGCTGCTGCACGGCTTCCCGACGTCGTCGCATATGTTCCGCGAATTGATCCCTCAGCTCGCCAAGAAATATCACGTCGTCGCGCCTGACTACCCAGGATACGGCTACAGCTCGGCGCCGCCCGTCGAAAAGTTTGATTACACCTTCGAACATCTCGCCCAGATCGTCAGGACGTTCATCGAGCGGATCGGGGTCGAGAGATACTCTCTCTACTTGATGGACTACGGCGCGCCTATCGGCTTCCGGATCGCAGCGGCGGCGCCAGAGCGTGTCGACGCGCTCATTATCCAAAACGGCAATGCATACGAGGAAGGGATCGACAACGACTTCTGGAAGCCGATCAAGAAGTATTGGGCGGAACGCACTCCAGAGCATGGCGACGCCCTGCGAGCGTTGCTCACGATCGACGCGACGAAGTGGCAATACACGCACGGGGTCCGCGACGTCGAAGCGATTAATCCGGACACCTGGGACCACGTCCAGCCCTTGTTGGACCGCCCAGGCAATCAAGATATCCAACTCGCCCTGTTCCACAGCTACGGCAGCAACCCGCCGCTGTACCCCGCGTGGCAAGAGTATTTGCGTGTGCACCAACCGCCGACGCTCATCGTCTGGGGAAAGAACGATGCGATCTTCCCGGACGCAGGCGCATACCCTTACAAGCGTGACCTCAAGGATCTCGAATTCCATCTGCTCGATACCGGGCACTTCGCCCTGGAGGAAGATGGCGCCGAGATCGCCCGGCTGATGGGCGACTTCCTCGACCGCAGAGTAGCTGGCAGCCCCGCCCCGGTTTCGCGGACGGAGCTCTCCAACGACCACGCTTCGCGCTCCCAGGTGTCGACGCTCCCGTAG
- a CDS encoding DsrE family protein, giving the protein MKTAIVVLSDPQAGSQEALGRLFNALAAAYDFKQRNEEVRIYFQGAGTRWPAQLLNPEHAGHGLYQAVKDRIAGVSCGCADVFGARDDAVKHGFDLITDNQVPGTTGLPSVAQLVGDGYSVLTF; this is encoded by the coding sequence ATGAAGACTGCCATCGTTGTCCTGTCGGACCCTCAGGCTGGCTCCCAGGAGGCACTGGGGCGTTTGTTCAACGCCTTGGCTGCGGCCTATGACTTCAAGCAGCGGAACGAAGAAGTCCGCATCTATTTCCAAGGAGCGGGCACGCGATGGCCTGCCCAACTGCTGAACCCGGAGCACGCCGGCCACGGGCTCTACCAGGCGGTCAAGGATCGTATCGCGGGTGTCTCTTGCGGGTGCGCCGACGTGTTCGGTGCCCGCGACGACGCGGTGAAGCACGGCTTCGACCTGATCACGGACAACCAGGTGCCCGGCACGACCGGGCTGCCGAGCGTTGCGCAACTCGTGGGCGACGGCTACAGCGTGCTGACTTTCTGA
- a CDS encoding nuclear transport factor 2 family protein: MASSKSLTPPFDRDTAIAKVRAAEDAWNSCDPYRVSLAYSEDAIWRNRSEFLEGREQIQAFLARKWAKELDYRLMKDLWVFGEHRIAVRFQYEYHDSSGQWWRAYGNELWEFDADGLMRRREASINDLAINDGDRKFHWPLGKPRPADLPAVLSLV; this comes from the coding sequence ATGGCAAGCTCGAAGTCACTAACGCCTCCGTTCGACCGCGACACGGCGATCGCCAAAGTCCGCGCAGCCGAAGATGCGTGGAACTCTTGCGACCCCTACCGCGTGTCGCTCGCGTACAGCGAGGATGCGATCTGGCGGAACCGGAGTGAATTCCTGGAGGGCCGCGAGCAGATTCAAGCGTTCCTCGCCCGCAAGTGGGCGAAGGAACTCGACTATCGCCTAATGAAGGACCTGTGGGTATTTGGCGAGCACCGGATCGCGGTCCGCTTCCAGTACGAATACCACGATTCGTCGGGGCAGTGGTGGCGAGCTTACGGCAACGAACTCTGGGAATTCGATGCCGACGGTCTCATGCGTCGCCGTGAGGCGAGCATCAACGACCTCGCGATCAATGACGGAGATCGGAAATTCCATTGGCCACTCGGCAAACCACGGCCGGCCGACCTGCCCGCAGTTCTGAGTCTCGTTTGA
- a CDS encoding peroxidase-related enzyme (This protein belongs to a clade of uncharacterized proteins related to peroxidases such as the alkylhydroperoxidase AhpD.) — MPRLTQIDPERANPQQAELFAAVKSKLGRVPNLLRALGNSAAALRGYLDFSSALGTGKGLNAQQREIIALAVAEANGCEYCLAAHSTIGKLVGLTPDAIEAARRADGVDGAGRAVARFARSILQSRGRVSDADLETFRSAGFGDDAVAEIVGHVALNVLTNFFNNLVETDIDFPAAAPLTAQEPAACATDCGGTA; from the coding sequence ATGCCGCGCCTCACGCAAATCGACCCCGAACGAGCCAACCCCCAGCAAGCAGAACTGTTTGCGGCCGTGAAATCGAAGCTCGGCCGAGTCCCCAACCTGCTGAGGGCCTTGGGCAACTCGGCCGCCGCGCTTCGCGGCTACCTCGATTTCTCGAGTGCCCTGGGCACCGGGAAAGGACTCAACGCCCAGCAACGGGAGATCATCGCGCTGGCGGTCGCCGAAGCGAATGGATGCGAGTACTGCCTTGCCGCTCACTCCACGATTGGCAAGCTGGTCGGGCTAACTCCGGACGCTATCGAAGCCGCCCGTCGTGCCGACGGCGTCGATGGCGCCGGCCGTGCGGTCGCTCGCTTTGCCCGATCGATCCTCCAGTCGCGCGGACGCGTGTCGGACGCCGATCTGGAGACTTTCCGCAGCGCGGGCTTCGGTGACGACGCGGTTGCCGAGATCGTCGGGCACGTCGCGCTGAATGTGCTGACGAACTTCTTCAACAATCTCGTCGAAACCGATATCGACTTCCCTGCGGCGGCGCCGCTGACGGCGCAAGAGCCTGCGGCCTGCGCGACCGACTGCGGCGGTACCGCTTGA
- a CDS encoding sigma 54-interacting transcriptional regulator yields MTKLTESTPLFDDPKRLLLDLAQQRELTSLLDLLVSRIAGSDAVALTRLWLVRPGEGCETCPMRNECPDQSQCLHLVASSGRSTVTPELDYSRLDGRFRRFPIGVRKVGRIATTGEAIEAPDMAELPAWVAEPEWVRAEGILGFAGQPLSHRGKVLGVLAVFSRVRIGNECLDWLRMIADHAAAAIAHAHAWDEVQRLRARLEEENEYLQQEFAAEQGFGEMLGVSPALRNVNHQINLVAPTGSTVLILGESGAGKELVARELHRRSDRADRPLIKVNCAAIPRELFESEFFGHVQGAFTGALRDRLGRFELADGGTLFLDEVGEVPLDLQSKLLRVLQEGEIERIGEERTRKVDVRVIAATNRDLRHEARERRFREDLYYRLSVFPIELPPLRERRDDIAILAEHFLSQAAKRLGIAPHRLTQAVARQLERYDWPGNVRELQHVLERAVILSRGGPLRIDLDDASQAAPRPSTHGHEEILTDAAVREFERANLRRALEACGGKIHGPGGAAELLGIKATTLSSRLQAIGLKGK; encoded by the coding sequence ATGACGAAACTGACCGAAAGCACGCCGCTCTTCGACGACCCCAAGCGACTCTTGTTGGATCTGGCCCAACAGCGCGAGCTCACCTCGTTGCTGGACCTGTTGGTTTCGCGGATCGCCGGTTCGGACGCAGTCGCCCTCACCCGGCTTTGGCTCGTGCGGCCTGGCGAAGGCTGCGAGACGTGCCCCATGCGGAATGAATGCCCCGACCAATCGCAGTGCTTGCACTTGGTCGCGAGCAGCGGACGCTCGACGGTTACCCCGGAACTCGACTATTCGCGGCTCGACGGCCGCTTCCGACGATTCCCAATCGGCGTGCGCAAGGTCGGACGCATCGCGACGACGGGCGAGGCGATCGAAGCCCCCGACATGGCCGAACTCCCCGCCTGGGTCGCCGAACCCGAATGGGTTCGTGCCGAAGGGATTCTCGGTTTCGCGGGGCAGCCGCTGAGCCATCGCGGAAAAGTGCTCGGCGTGCTCGCCGTCTTCAGCAGGGTGCGGATCGGCAACGAGTGCCTCGATTGGCTGCGGATGATCGCGGACCATGCGGCCGCCGCCATCGCTCACGCCCACGCTTGGGACGAGGTGCAGCGACTACGTGCGCGGCTCGAGGAAGAGAACGAATACCTTCAGCAGGAGTTCGCCGCGGAGCAAGGCTTCGGCGAGATGCTCGGCGTGAGCCCCGCTTTGCGCAACGTTAATCACCAGATCAACCTGGTCGCTCCAACGGGCTCGACGGTTTTGATTCTCGGCGAGAGCGGTGCCGGCAAGGAGCTTGTCGCGCGCGAGCTCCATCGACGCAGCGACCGGGCAGACCGGCCACTCATCAAGGTGAATTGCGCGGCGATCCCCCGCGAACTGTTCGAGAGCGAGTTCTTTGGGCACGTACAAGGGGCCTTTACGGGCGCACTCCGCGACCGCCTCGGACGCTTTGAACTGGCGGATGGGGGCACCCTGTTCCTCGACGAGGTCGGCGAGGTGCCGCTCGATCTCCAGAGCAAGTTGCTACGCGTCCTCCAAGAGGGAGAGATCGAACGCATCGGCGAAGAGCGGACGCGCAAGGTCGACGTACGCGTCATCGCCGCGACGAATCGAGATCTTCGCCATGAGGCCCGCGAACGACGGTTCCGCGAAGACCTCTACTATCGGCTGAGCGTCTTCCCGATCGAGCTTCCGCCGCTCCGGGAGCGCCGCGACGATATCGCGATCCTGGCCGAGCACTTTCTCAGTCAAGCTGCCAAACGCTTGGGGATTGCCCCGCACCGCCTCACCCAGGCCGTTGCGCGACAACTCGAGCGGTACGACTGGCCCGGCAATGTCCGCGAACTTCAGCACGTACTCGAACGCGCCGTGATTCTTTCCCGCGGCGGCCCTCTGAGAATCGACTTGGACGACGCGTCCCAAGCGGCACCTCGCCCTTCGACGCACGGCCACGAGGAAATTCTGACCGACGCCGCGGTGCGTGAGTTCGAACGAGCCAACTTGCGGCGCGCCCTGGAAGCCTGCGGCGGCAAGATCCACGGCCCGGGCGGCGCCGCGGAGCTCCTCGGCATCAAGGCGACAACACTCAGCTCGAGACTGCAAGCAATCGGTCTCAAGGGCAAGTGA